One Thomasclavelia spiroformis DSM 1552 DNA window includes the following coding sequences:
- a CDS encoding TlyA family RNA methyltransferase: MKKERIDVLLVEQGFFDSREKAKRAIMAGIVHDDYDIIDKPGTKIPINSNLHVKGNIMPYVSRGGLKLEKALKDFSLDIKDKIMVDIGSSTGGFTDCALQNGAKLVYAVDVGTNQLVWKLRNDPRVIVKEQTNFRYATIDLFQEGIPTLASIDVSFISLKHIFNALKNILKANNQVVALIKPQFEAGKEDVGKKGIVKDKKIHCRVIKDVIKYAKEDGFTLTNLTYSPITGGEGNIEFLGLFIKDGKDVEINIEDVVNAAHNCFER; the protein is encoded by the coding sequence ATGAAAAAAGAGAGAATTGATGTTTTATTAGTTGAACAAGGTTTTTTTGATTCCCGCGAAAAAGCAAAGCGAGCAATTATGGCCGGAATTGTTCATGATGATTATGATATTATTGATAAACCAGGAACAAAAATACCAATTAATTCTAATTTGCATGTTAAAGGAAATATTATGCCATATGTATCTCGTGGCGGTTTAAAGTTAGAAAAAGCTTTAAAAGATTTTTCTTTAGATATCAAAGATAAAATCATGGTAGATATTGGTAGTTCAACAGGTGGATTTACTGATTGCGCTTTACAAAATGGTGCAAAATTAGTATATGCTGTTGATGTAGGTACAAATCAATTGGTTTGGAAACTTAGAAATGATCCCCGCGTAATTGTTAAAGAACAAACAAATTTTCGTTATGCAACAATCGATTTATTTCAAGAAGGAATCCCAACGCTAGCATCAATTGATGTTTCGTTTATTTCATTAAAACATATTTTTAATGCTCTAAAAAATATTTTAAAAGCAAATAACCAAGTTGTTGCTTTAATCAAACCACAATTTGAAGCAGGTAAAGAAGATGTGGGAAAAAAAGGAATTGTTAAAGACAAAAAGATTCATTGTCGTGTAATTAAAGATGTTATTAAGTACGCTAAAGAAGATGGTTTTACTTTAACTAATCTCACTTATTCTCCAATTACCGGTGGTGAAGGAAATATTGAATTTTTAGGTTTATTTATAAAAGATGGTAAGGATGTTGAAATTAATATTGAAGATGTAGTAAATGCAGCTCATAATTGCTTTGAAAGGTAG
- a CDS encoding AzlC family ABC transporter permease: MMNIVIIKKAFKQTIPVLMGYFVLGCAFGMLLIDSGYPIYYALIMSVFIYAGSMQFLTISLLMAHYSLFSTFIMTLMVNARHLVYGISMLKKFEKTKYLKPYMIFSLSDETFSLLVNNHSKNKYELFLICLFDHIYWLIGWSMYFKFYYIQ, encoded by the coding sequence ATGATGAATATTGTAATTATAAAGAAAGCTTTTAAACAAACAATTCCTGTTTTAATGGGCTATTTTGTTTTAGGATGTGCTTTTGGTATGTTGTTAATTGATAGTGGTTATCCAATTTACTATGCTTTAATTATGAGTGTTTTTATTTATGCTGGAAGTATGCAATTTTTGACTATATCACTATTAATGGCGCATTATAGTTTATTTAGTACTTTTATTATGACTTTGATGGTAAATGCTCGTCATCTCGTTTATGGTATTTCAATGTTAAAAAAATTTGAAAAGACAAAATATTTGAAACCATATATGATTTTTTCACTATCTGATGAAACTTTTTCACTTTTAGTAAATAATCATTCAAAAAATAAATATGAGCTTTTTTTAATATGTTTATTTGATCATATTTATTGGCTCATTGGTTGGAGCATGTATTTCAAATTTTATTACATTCAATAG
- the dxs gene encoding 1-deoxy-D-xylulose-5-phosphate synthase — translation MDLNNIKDPSFLKELDIRQLNQLSSNIREFLITNISKTGGHLSSNLGVVELTIALHYVFNSPKDKIFFDVGHQSYVHKILTGRANRFDTLRKYNGLSGFQKQAESKHDVWEAGHSSTALSSAVAMAIARDLDHQDYEVIPVIGDAAMVGGESLEALNHLGSIKNKVIIILNDNQMSIGKSVGGFGEFLSSIRLSGTYNNLKQDYRNITSKNKFGQMIFNISKRVKDFVKHGLIDDTIFEDFGVDYLGPVNGHDFEDLIRVLNLAKKSKSSVVIHVVTKKGRGYKYAENDFKGNWHGIAPFNIVDGTIKTPPPKDKISWSKMVADHIELNMSKDKDIVAITPAMIHGSCMDDIFEHFPNRSFDVGIAEEHALTFTAGLAIAKKKPFISVYSSFLQRAYDQINHDIARMDLGCLICVDRCGFVGADGPTHHGVFDLGILNPLPNVIICTPSNSKDAKKFINTYIKNNDHPYILRIPRGDIKDEIVKDDDFLTIGKWFIENDHDYDCTVICYGQNVNRVRSYFEDKDIKIRLVDALFIKPMDFEMLNHIVDDKPLVIYETELKINSLASNIAYYYSQNGILKRIYSFGVDDHFSVQGSIDEILKDERLDMESFYQKVKEIIDEKREN, via the coding sequence GTTGGATATCAGACAATTAAATCAATTATCTAGTAATATTCGTGAGTTTTTAATTACGAATATTTCAAAAACTGGTGGACATCTTTCTAGTAATTTAGGGGTTGTAGAATTAACTATTGCTTTGCATTATGTTTTCAATTCTCCTAAAGATAAAATATTTTTTGATGTCGGTCATCAATCATATGTTCATAAAATATTAACTGGTAGAGCGAATCGCTTTGATACTTTACGCAAGTATAATGGTTTATCTGGTTTTCAAAAACAGGCAGAAAGCAAACATGATGTTTGGGAAGCAGGACATTCATCAACGGCTCTAAGCTCTGCGGTTGCAATGGCTATTGCTCGTGATTTAGATCATCAAGATTATGAAGTGATTCCTGTTATCGGTGATGCTGCTATGGTTGGTGGTGAATCTTTGGAAGCTTTAAATCATTTGGGGTCAATTAAAAATAAAGTAATAATTATTTTAAATGATAATCAAATGTCAATTGGCAAAAGCGTTGGTGGTTTTGGTGAATTTCTATCTTCTATAAGATTAAGTGGCACGTATAATAATCTAAAACAAGATTATCGTAACATCACTTCAAAAAATAAATTTGGTCAAATGATTTTTAATATTTCTAAACGAGTTAAAGACTTTGTGAAACATGGTTTAATTGATGATACGATTTTCGAAGATTTTGGTGTTGATTATTTAGGACCCGTTAATGGCCATGATTTTGAGGATTTGATAAGAGTTCTAAATTTGGCCAAAAAGTCTAAATCAAGTGTAGTTATTCATGTCGTAACGAAAAAAGGTCGCGGGTATAAATATGCTGAAAACGATTTTAAAGGTAATTGGCATGGTATCGCACCTTTTAATATTGTTGATGGTACAATTAAAACTCCACCACCTAAAGATAAAATTAGCTGGTCAAAAATGGTTGCTGATCATATTGAATTAAATATGTCTAAAGATAAAGATATTGTTGCAATAACTCCCGCTATGATTCATGGTTCTTGTATGGATGATATATTTGAACATTTCCCAAATCGTAGTTTTGATGTTGGAATTGCTGAAGAACATGCATTAACATTTACAGCAGGTCTTGCAATAGCCAAGAAAAAACCATTTATTTCTGTATATTCATCTTTTTTACAGCGGGCTTATGATCAAATCAATCATGATATTGCAAGAATGGATTTAGGATGTTTGATTTGTGTTGATCGCTGCGGTTTTGTTGGAGCTGACGGACCAACTCACCATGGTGTATTTGATTTAGGAATTTTAAACCCATTGCCTAATGTTATTATTTGTACACCAAGTAATAGTAAAGATGCCAAAAAATTTATTAATACATATATAAAAAATAATGATCATCCTTATATTTTAAGAATTCCTCGAGGAGATATTAAAGATGAAATTGTCAAAGATGATGATTTTTTAACAATTGGTAAATGGTTTATCGAAAATGATCATGACTATGACTGTACAGTTATTTGTTATGGACAAAACGTTAATAGAGTTCGTAGTTATTTTGAAGATAAAGATATTAAAATTAGATTAGTAGATGCTTTATTTATTAAACCGATGGATTTTGAAATGTTGAATCATATAGTTGATGATAAACCATTGGTTATCTATGAAACTGAATTAAAAATTAATTCTCTAGCAAGTAATATTGCATATTATTATAGTCAAAATGGTATTTTAAAAAGAATTTATAGTTTTGGGGTTGATGATCATTTTTCAGTTCAAGGAAGTATTGATGAAATTTTAAAAGATGAAAGATTAGATATGGAATCATTTTATCAAAAAGTTAAGGAGATAATTGATGAAAAAAGAGAGAATTGA
- a CDS encoding SpoIVB peptidase S55 domain-containing protein, with the protein MLFKKLILSLVVALSIINPIAAYAITLIPGGDSIGIELDYQGVVITGGYEVKTTDDIYNPLENEFKIGDKIIEIESKKVTTINELSEIIKNSGNLKENFDVTIIRNNKEIHKTLKVIYENNQFTTGLYVKDAINGVGTITFYNPDKQSFGALGHAMEDTTLNSDLLQSGKIFESTVTSIKKATPNHSGNKIADISNVEIGSINSHNQFGIYGTYNYDISKKKSMETANIDEIELGKAYFLTVLDGQKIQKCEIEITKLNNQDSIKEKGIEFKVTDQAVTKQANGIVQGMSGSPIIQNDKIIGCVTHVSGNNPMLGYGLYIEWMLEMDK; encoded by the coding sequence ATGCTTTTTAAAAAGCTAATTCTTTCTCTAGTTGTAGCTTTATCCATTATTAATCCAATTGCAGCATATGCGATTACATTAATCCCTGGTGGCGATTCAATTGGAATTGAATTAGATTATCAAGGAGTAGTGATAACTGGCGGCTATGAAGTAAAAACAACCGATGACATTTATAATCCTTTAGAAAATGAATTCAAAATTGGTGATAAGATTATTGAAATCGAAAGTAAAAAAGTAACTACTATTAATGAATTGAGTGAAATAATTAAAAATAGTGGGAATTTAAAAGAAAACTTTGATGTTACAATAATCAGAAATAACAAAGAAATTCATAAAACACTAAAAGTTATTTATGAAAACAACCAATTTACTACTGGTTTATATGTCAAAGATGCAATTAATGGTGTTGGAACCATTACTTTTTATAATCCTGATAAGCAAAGTTTTGGAGCATTAGGTCATGCTATGGAAGATACTACATTAAACAGTGATTTACTACAATCTGGTAAAATTTTTGAAAGTACTGTTACAAGTATAAAAAAAGCTACACCTAATCATTCTGGAAACAAAATTGCTGATATTTCAAATGTTGAAATAGGTAGTATAAACAGCCATAATCAATTCGGTATTTATGGAACTTATAATTACGATATTTCTAAAAAAAAATCTATGGAAACAGCAAATATTGATGAGATTGAATTAGGAAAAGCATACTTTCTAACAGTATTAGATGGTCAAAAAATCCAAAAGTGTGAAATTGAAATCACTAAATTGAATAATCAGGATTCAATCAAAGAAAAAGGTATTGAATTTAAAGTTACCGATCAAGCAGTAACAAAACAAGCAAATGGTATTGTTCAAGGAATGAGTGGTTCTCCAATCATTCAAAATGATAAAATTATTGGCTGTGTTACTCATGTATCTGGTAATAACCCAATGCTTGGATATGGATTATATATTGAATGGATGTTAGAAATGGATAAGTAG
- a CDS encoding branched-chain amino acid transporter permease, with translation MSNDIMIITVVSITTFLTRVLPFIIFKDPKKTPDLIMYLSKILPYSIMTMLVVYCLKDMNFFNKNHALPELIAVIITILIHLYKNNTLLSIITGTIIYMVCIQLIFV, from the coding sequence ATGAGTAATGATATTATGATAATTACGGTAGTTTCTATAACAACCTTTTTAACCAGGGTTCTACCGTTTATTATTTTTAAAGATCCTAAAAAAACACCTGATTTAATAATGTATTTAAGTAAAATATTGCCATATTCCATTATGACAATGTTAGTTGTATATTGTTTAAAGGATATGAATTTCTTTAATAAAAATCATGCTTTACCAGAATTGATTGCTGTTATAATTACTATTTTAATTCATTTGTATAAAAACAATACACTACTATCTATCATTACTGGGACAATTATTTATATGGTTTGTATACAATTAATTTTTGTTTAA
- the recN gene encoding DNA repair protein RecN, whose product MLESIYIENFAIIDQLQIDFHDQMTVLTGETGAGKSIIIDAIGQLCGNRSQTTFIKSDANESFIEGVFSIKDNSSVLDKLKEYRIEYDDKLIVSKSFNRNNKTTIKINYRNVSTMALKSIMKELIDIHSQFETHTLFDSNNHINILDDYIGKPLVSLKQKYKEVYQKYIDIKKTYQKAVEEELSDEQLEYYQNQLSEINSLNLTEIDEEKLESEKKRLLDFEKTNEKISNYRQYMEGNQGTLSSLNSALNELETLNQHVNYQQIYEQMYDLYYNLIDLNDAILDEYNRNDFDEFRLNEIQETLFKLNRLKRKYGQSINAILNAKKEIEDKILSFTNRETYINDLKSKLDSILIQVNQSAKEITTLRKQKALEFTNKVMEQLKSLYLEKVVFEINFQKTSLQKNGQDIITFLVSTNSGQTLQPLNKIASGGEMSRIMLAIKTLSLSSGSLETIIFDEADSGVSGKVAESIGAKMKYIAKKYQVLCISHLAQVASFANHHYLIKKTSYDDNTSVKVSELSEEKSILEIAKLISGKDISKESIDHAKKLKLSNE is encoded by the coding sequence ATGTTAGAGAGTATTTATATAGAAAATTTTGCGATTATTGATCAATTACAAATTGATTTTCATGATCAAATGACTGTATTAACTGGTGAAACTGGTGCTGGTAAATCAATCATTATTGATGCAATTGGTCAATTATGCGGAAATCGTAGTCAAACTACTTTTATTAAAAGTGATGCTAATGAATCTTTTATTGAAGGTGTTTTTTCAATTAAAGATAATTCTTCTGTTTTAGATAAATTAAAGGAATATCGCATCGAATATGATGATAAACTAATTGTGTCTAAATCATTTAATCGTAATAATAAAACAACAATTAAAATTAATTATCGCAATGTTTCTACCATGGCTCTTAAATCAATCATGAAAGAATTAATTGATATCCATTCTCAATTTGAAACACATACATTATTCGATAGCAATAACCACATTAATATTTTAGATGATTATATTGGTAAACCACTTGTATCACTGAAACAAAAATACAAAGAAGTATATCAAAAATACATCGACATAAAAAAAACTTATCAAAAAGCAGTTGAAGAAGAATTAAGCGATGAACAACTAGAATATTACCAAAATCAATTATCTGAAATAAATAGTTTGAATCTTACAGAGATTGATGAAGAAAAATTAGAATCCGAGAAAAAAAGATTACTTGATTTTGAAAAAACTAATGAAAAAATTAGTAATTATCGTCAATATATGGAAGGTAATCAAGGCACACTCTCATCACTAAATAGTGCATTAAATGAATTAGAAACATTAAATCAACATGTTAACTATCAGCAAATCTATGAACAAATGTATGATTTATATTATAATTTAATTGATTTAAATGATGCTATTTTAGATGAATATAATCGAAATGATTTTGATGAATTTCGTTTAAATGAAATCCAAGAAACATTATTTAAATTAAATCGTTTAAAAAGAAAATATGGTCAATCAATCAATGCTATTTTAAATGCAAAAAAAGAAATCGAAGATAAAATTCTTTCATTTACAAATCGTGAAACATATATTAACGATTTAAAATCAAAATTAGATTCAATTTTAATTCAAGTTAATCAAAGTGCAAAAGAAATAACAACTTTACGCAAACAAAAAGCATTAGAGTTTACAAATAAAGTAATGGAACAATTAAAATCATTGTATCTAGAAAAAGTTGTATTTGAAATAAATTTTCAAAAAACCTCTCTACAAAAAAATGGTCAAGATATTATTACCTTTCTAGTTTCAACAAATTCTGGTCAAACATTACAACCGCTAAATAAAATTGCTTCAGGTGGTGAAATGTCTCGAATCATGCTAGCAATAAAAACATTATCATTATCTTCTGGTTCACTTGAAACAATCATCTTTGATGAAGCTGACAGTGGTGTCAGTGGTAAAGTAGCTGAAAGTATTGGTGCTAAAATGAAATATATTGCTAAAAAATATCAAGTATTATGCATTAGTCATTTAGCTCAAGTTGCTAGTTTTGCTAATCATCATTATTTAATCAAAAAAACAAGTTATGATGATAATACAAGTGTTAAAGTTAGTGAATTAAGTGAAGAAAAAAGTATTTTAGAAATTGCTAAATTAATTTCTGGAAAAGATATATCTAAAGAATCAATCGATCATGCTAAAAAATTAAAATTAAGTAATGAATAA